From the genome of bacterium, one region includes:
- the fliS gene encoding flagellar export chaperone FliS — protein sequence MKVAPNFSTYRVMDAACSTPQLVLMLCDGAIRYTREAADHMHHNRWTEKGQAIESAIECIGELRKTLNLSESSEIVRQLDNTYSFLSTKLTIGNAKRDISQLHQVADALAQIRTGWAELFERLKAQGALPTAEFAALAR from the coding sequence ATGAAAGTCGCTCCGAATTTTTCTACCTATCGCGTCATGGATGCGGCGTGCAGCACCCCGCAGTTAGTCCTCATGCTTTGCGATGGCGCCATTCGTTACACACGTGAAGCCGCCGACCATATGCATCACAACCGCTGGACCGAAAAGGGCCAGGCCATTGAGTCGGCGATCGAGTGCATCGGTGAGTTGCGCAAGACGCTTAACCTGAGCGAAAGTTCAGAAATCGTGCGCCAGCTCGATAACACCTACAGCTTCCTGTCCACCAAACTGACTATCGGAAACGCCAAGCGCGACATCTCCCAGTTGCATCAGGTCGCCGATGCCCTGGCCCAGATTCGCACCGGCTGGGCCGAGCTGTTCGAGCGCCTCAAGGCACAAGGCGCACTCCCCACGGCCGAATTTGCCGCGCTCGCCCGATAA
- a CDS encoding flagellar biosynthesis anti-sigma factor FlgM produces the protein MRIESPRPYGLPNLGPDAKETNAEKAPKLPERAVNLAGDQFELSSEQKVTQAALDTARSAARLEPLTPERLAEIRERLATGQYLTPRAADLTAEGLLDFHQ, from the coding sequence ATGAGAATTGAATCCCCAAGGCCATACGGACTTCCCAATTTGGGACCGGATGCCAAGGAAACCAACGCCGAAAAGGCCCCGAAACTCCCGGAACGTGCGGTCAATCTCGCCGGCGACCAGTTTGAACTGTCGTCAGAACAAAAGGTTACGCAGGCTGCGCTGGATACGGCCCGCTCCGCCGCCCGGCTGGAGCCCCTGACCCCGGAACGGTTGGCCGAAATTCGGGAACGGCTCGCGACTGGGCAATACCTGACACCCCGGGCGGCAGACCTGACTGCTGAGGGTCTGTTAGATTTTCATCAGTAA
- a CDS encoding response regulator — translation MLINPLPSPHVLIIDDDQDVSSVLGAALEVVGCTVTIETNSARAEDTCQSANPDLILVDMMMPGRNGIDLIRPLNEIAPEAIICLMTGLGDPGIMQKSLTLGAWNVLCKPYSLSDIAELIDLSLRLSESLRHEAGAGYVSNELQLEFPGDHKPVPADLARLIAVAAESTENRDVAYRRLPLLAAELMDNAVEHGTHGDPAARYGVTLNSDGGETTLKIWDSGSGFDGNTVMRQCRFAPPHGKLSGLQLAAALADKVSFAKNPRRSPSSGIIESSKSNELESSPLRVPSPPRAGGLATVLIAVPDEGVRALIKHTLHSVEGVEAQFAANGNDAVRMIETRMPAVVIADVNLPDLDGFRLCRLLKLPLHSGTDQVPVVLVGTSYRDVVAEHVARKAQAYAFLKLPEEIGLLPRTVELALHRLLTSPKDRQLLTHKGDVQMVTADDSLGHTLLTALELDGWRTERARSMQEATTAWPARLPQVLFVDVPLSGHTVLPDVLSGSAYDRPVVIAMLHRAEPDVLLELMQHGVDDYLILPCDPARVVSACGDARVKYNFRSMHQEFETHLIKLKSVSDYLELVITHSHEAIFTCDPTGVVKLWNKGAERVYGYEAEEIIGKNVDDYLDPPGFTRKSPSVVRLLQQRGSMTDPEVERQRKNGEVFPVSATYTLIKDESGEVLGFSVIERDVTPIKALENERIKSARLRAITQTAVTANDHINTPLGIILGYAQFLELKFAAADAQDKQALEVIQQQVHKIKGIMNKLKLISDPIVKNYSIEG, via the coding sequence TTGTTGATCAACCCCCTACCTTCGCCGCATGTCCTGATCATTGACGATGACCAGGATGTCTCCAGCGTGCTCGGTGCGGCTCTCGAAGTCGTCGGTTGCACCGTGACGATTGAGACCAACTCGGCGCGGGCCGAAGATACGTGTCAGAGCGCCAACCCGGACCTCATTCTGGTGGACATGATGATGCCGGGTCGGAACGGCATTGACCTGATTCGACCGCTAAATGAAATCGCACCGGAGGCGATCATCTGCCTTATGACCGGCTTGGGCGATCCCGGTATCATGCAGAAGTCGCTAACACTCGGCGCCTGGAACGTGCTCTGCAAACCGTACTCGCTGTCGGATATCGCCGAGCTGATTGACCTGAGTCTGCGGCTGTCTGAATCCCTGCGCCACGAGGCCGGTGCCGGATATGTGTCCAACGAATTGCAGCTCGAGTTTCCCGGTGACCACAAACCGGTACCTGCGGATCTGGCGCGCTTAATCGCCGTGGCCGCAGAATCAACAGAAAACCGTGATGTGGCCTACCGCCGCTTGCCGCTCCTCGCCGCTGAATTGATGGACAATGCCGTCGAACATGGAACACACGGTGATCCTGCCGCCCGCTATGGCGTGACGCTCAACAGCGACGGCGGAGAAACCACTCTGAAAATCTGGGACAGTGGCAGCGGCTTCGACGGGAACACCGTCATGCGGCAATGCCGCTTCGCACCGCCCCACGGCAAGCTCAGCGGACTGCAATTGGCCGCGGCGCTCGCCGATAAGGTGTCCTTCGCTAAGAATCCTCGACGGTCACCGTCGTCTGGCATAATCGAATCGTCCAAGAGCAATGAGCTTGAATCGTCACCCCTGCGAGTCCCCAGTCCGCCCCGCGCCGGCGGACTGGCGACCGTGTTGATCGCCGTGCCGGATGAAGGCGTGCGGGCACTGATCAAACACACGCTCCACAGCGTTGAGGGCGTCGAAGCCCAATTCGCGGCCAATGGAAACGATGCGGTTCGCATGATCGAGACGCGCATGCCCGCCGTGGTCATCGCGGATGTAAATCTGCCCGACTTGGACGGGTTCCGCCTCTGCCGATTGCTGAAACTGCCGCTGCATAGCGGTACGGATCAGGTTCCCGTCGTTTTAGTCGGGACCTCGTATCGTGACGTTGTCGCCGAGCACGTCGCGCGCAAAGCGCAGGCCTACGCCTTCTTAAAACTGCCTGAAGAGATCGGTCTTCTGCCGCGTACCGTCGAGCTGGCGCTGCACAGGCTGCTTACCTCGCCCAAAGACCGCCAACTGCTGACGCACAAAGGCGATGTGCAAATGGTCACGGCTGACGACAGCTTAGGTCACACGCTGCTCACCGCGCTCGAATTGGACGGATGGCGCACCGAACGCGCGCGCTCAATGCAGGAAGCGACGACCGCCTGGCCAGCGCGCCTGCCGCAAGTGCTCTTCGTGGACGTTCCGCTGAGCGGACATACCGTGCTGCCGGATGTGCTGAGCGGTTCCGCCTACGACCGGCCTGTCGTGATCGCCATGCTGCACCGCGCTGAACCCGATGTCCTGTTGGAGCTGATGCAGCACGGTGTGGATGACTATCTGATCCTGCCCTGTGATCCTGCCCGCGTGGTCTCGGCATGCGGCGATGCGCGCGTGAAGTACAACTTCCGTAGCATGCATCAGGAATTTGAAACGCACCTGATTAAGCTAAAGTCGGTCAGCGACTATCTTGAGTTGGTCATCACGCATTCTCATGAAGCAATCTTCACCTGCGACCCGACCGGAGTCGTCAAACTGTGGAATAAAGGAGCCGAACGCGTCTACGGGTATGAAGCAGAGGAAATCATCGGCAAGAATGTGGATGACTACCTCGATCCGCCCGGATTCACCCGTAAGTCACCGAGCGTCGTGCGCCTCCTCCAACAGCGCGGTTCCATGACGGATCCCGAAGTTGAGCGGCAGCGCAAGAACGGCGAAGTCTTCCCGGTTTCCGCGACGTACACCCTGATCAAGGACGAGAGTGGCGAAGTCCTTGGCTTCTCGGTCATTGAACGCGATGTCACTCCGATCAAAGCGCTCGAAAACGAACGGATCAAGTCGGCCCGACTGCGCGCCATTACCCAAACCGCGGTGACCGCGAATGACCATATCAATACGCCGCTCGGCATCATTCTCGGCTACGCCCAATTCCTCGAATTGAAATTCGCCGCCGCCGATGCGCAGGACAAACAGGCTCTTGAAGTCATCCAACAGCAGGTGCACAAGATCAAGGGCATCATGAACAAATTGAAACTGATCTCGGACCCCATCGTGAAGAACTACTCCATTGAGGGGTGA
- a CDS encoding response regulator: MESLKKKVLVVDDDEVIRDLLINFLKFSGYEGIGAPNGQKALEMIIADAPDMIITDIHMPLMNGFQLLRAVKRINPDLPVIFITGFAHFRRFFADKTARADGFLEKPFSLEAIDGLVKKYL, encoded by the coding sequence ATGGAATCTCTGAAGAAAAAAGTTCTGGTGGTGGACGACGACGAAGTGATCCGCGATCTCCTGATCAACTTCTTGAAGTTCTCGGGCTACGAAGGCATCGGCGCGCCTAACGGCCAGAAAGCCCTGGAAATGATCATCGCCGATGCGCCCGACATGATCATCACCGACATTCATATGCCGCTGATGAACGGCTTCCAGCTCCTGCGCGCCGTCAAGCGCATTAACCCCGACTTGCCCGTGATCTTCATCACCGGCTTCGCCCACTTCCGCCGCTTCTTCGCGGACAAAACGGCTCGCGCTGACGGGTTCCTCGAAAAACCGTTCTCGCTCGAGGCCATAGACGGTCTGGTCAAGAAGTACCTGTAA
- a CDS encoding response regulator: MLDREILIVDDDAAAREALATVLSEHGFAVHQAGDGAAALALLHRRREIRVLLTDVRLPGMDGIELLAKTRLADPTVHVILVTAFAQRNLALRALKHGAADFLPKPVDSATLLNVVERCFYRSRLDKLAAIGKEALGKLRSRAVLCSMTEQFCRWPPTWPNCWVRARRSSPGRSSGR, encoded by the coding sequence ATGCTTGACCGAGAAATTCTAATTGTTGATGATGACGCCGCGGCCCGCGAGGCGTTGGCGACTGTGCTCTCCGAGCATGGCTTTGCCGTGCATCAGGCCGGCGATGGGGCGGCCGCTCTGGCGCTGCTGCACCGCCGCCGCGAAATCCGCGTCTTGCTGACCGATGTCCGCTTGCCCGGCATGGACGGCATCGAACTTCTGGCCAAGACCCGGCTGGCCGACCCCACGGTTCATGTGATTCTGGTCACCGCCTTCGCGCAACGCAACTTGGCGTTGCGCGCGTTGAAGCATGGAGCAGCCGACTTCCTGCCCAAACCGGTGGATTCGGCAACGCTCTTGAACGTGGTGGAACGCTGCTTCTACCGCTCCCGGCTCGATAAACTCGCGGCCATCGGGAAAGAGGCATTGGGTAAGCTGCGCAGCCGCGCCGTGCTCTGCTCAATGACGGAACAGTTCTGTCGGTGGCCCCCGACGTGGCCAAACTGTTGGGTGCGGGCCAGACGGTCATCACCGGGCAGAAGCTCTGGCAGGTGA
- a CDS encoding PAS domain-containing protein — protein sequence MAKLLGAGQTVITGQKLWQVTGMLELRKLFEHDLGGPVVIPRGEFSVQIQKLPLDPDGQQVVLLLTDISSLRQIQRDLLAVTEDIEARVAERTRFLSEEIEFSDRLLDTADVLIAYVNPDGRLERWNDFAEQVTGMRMEEAAQQISEYYRDRNAPLAEVFDPAWEHEVTARIAPIMGPENSSRLLTWSARRFREGPGRHGRLIVGMDVTEQKQLESTLQHYNAYLEDIVRQRSRELKTKNAQLIHTARLASLGEMVGSIAHEMKQPLNVIGITADLIKLLRRNGKLTDDLLENNLERFVQRWTVCPRPSTICAGSPM from the coding sequence GTGGCCAAACTGTTGGGTGCGGGCCAGACGGTCATCACCGGGCAGAAGCTCTGGCAGGTGACCGGAATGCTCGAATTGCGCAAGCTGTTTGAACACGATCTCGGCGGACCTGTGGTGATCCCACGCGGCGAATTCTCGGTTCAGATTCAAAAACTGCCGCTGGATCCCGACGGACAGCAAGTTGTATTGCTCCTAACTGATATCTCCAGCCTGCGCCAGATCCAGCGCGACCTGCTCGCGGTCACTGAGGATATTGAAGCACGCGTCGCCGAACGGACGCGCTTTTTGTCCGAAGAAATTGAGTTTAGCGACCGCCTGTTGGATACGGCTGATGTGCTCATTGCCTATGTCAATCCCGACGGCCGACTTGAGCGCTGGAACGATTTCGCCGAGCAAGTCACCGGCATGCGCATGGAGGAGGCCGCCCAGCAGATCAGCGAGTACTATCGTGATCGCAACGCGCCGTTGGCGGAGGTATTTGATCCCGCGTGGGAGCATGAAGTGACCGCGCGAATTGCCCCCATCATGGGACCGGAGAATAGTTCGCGGTTGCTCACGTGGAGCGCCCGCCGTTTTCGCGAAGGACCCGGACGGCATGGCCGGTTAATCGTCGGCATGGACGTGACCGAGCAGAAACAGCTCGAATCCACTTTGCAGCACTACAATGCGTACCTCGAAGATATCGTGCGTCAACGGTCGCGGGAACTGAAAACGAAGAACGCGCAATTGATACACACCGCGCGCCTCGCGTCGCTCGGCGAAATGGTCGGCTCGATCGCGCATGAGATGAAACAGCCGCTAAATGTCATCGGCATTACGGCGGACTTGATCAAACTCCTGCGCAGAAATGGCAAGTTGACTGACGACCTGCTCGAGAACAATCTCGAAAGATTCGTGCAACGGTGGACCGTATGTCCACGACCATCAACCATCTGCGCGGGTTCACCCATGTAG
- a CDS encoding phosphatase PAP2 family protein yields MTAQLSWFEQWDRAVFGMVNQLFTSSFFDAIMPALSDMRLWMIPLGLVWVIFFFRTKRRGRIVALCCFLVVAATDQLAATVIKPAVQRIRPCNVIPQTHYYDEDKERWIYTDKFALTTYKSSFSFPSNHAANMAGQAIYWSYFYPQISPVLIISALVVGYSRVYLGYHYPTDVAAGYLLGIFVALLIAWPMRVWILPDE; encoded by the coding sequence GTGACTGCTCAACTCTCTTGGTTTGAACAATGGGATCGCGCGGTATTTGGCATGGTGAACCAGCTCTTCACGAGCTCGTTCTTCGATGCGATCATGCCTGCGCTTTCCGATATGCGATTGTGGATGATCCCGCTCGGCTTAGTGTGGGTCATCTTCTTCTTTCGCACCAAGCGCCGCGGCCGCATCGTTGCGCTTTGCTGTTTCCTCGTTGTGGCCGCCACCGATCAACTGGCTGCTACGGTCATCAAACCCGCCGTCCAGCGGATTCGACCGTGTAACGTCATTCCGCAGACGCATTACTATGACGAGGATAAGGAACGGTGGATCTACACGGACAAGTTCGCTTTGACAACGTACAAATCGTCCTTCAGCTTTCCGTCCAATCATGCCGCTAACATGGCCGGGCAGGCTATCTACTGGAGCTACTTCTATCCCCAGATTAGCCCCGTGCTGATCATTAGTGCGCTCGTCGTGGGTTATAGCCGTGTCTACCTCGGTTATCACTACCCGACTGACGTTGCGGCCGGGTATCTGCTGGGTATCTTCGTCGCGCTGCTGATTGCCTGGCCGATGCGCGTCTGGATTCTGCCCGATGAGTAG